A window from Citrus sinensis cultivar Valencia sweet orange chromosome 5, DVS_A1.0, whole genome shotgun sequence encodes these proteins:
- the LOC102615877 gene encoding calcium-transporting ATPase 12, plasma membrane-type-like, giving the protein MSLTLRSRKPTENTTPINELDLDLLILSKRHQRRWRMAFRVICFTRALVSMSRKCLQNNNQILLRSLSYVAVDISTSDDHEVPFAGVDKQMLSKMVKEKSFESLSNLGGVNQVAAILESDTKRGISGSEADLGHRIIVFGANRYKRPKPKSFISFVFEAFKDTTIIILLVCALLSLGFGIKQEGLKEGWIDGGSIIFAVFLVVIVSAVSNFKQSRQFQALADESSDIRVEVVRDGRRQCLSIFDVVVGEIVCLKTGDQIPADGLFLNGHSLKVDESSMTGESDHVEVDEKTPFLLSGTKVTDGYGFMLVTSVGMSTAWGEMMSSISHELNEETPLQARLNKLTSCIGKIGLTVAVLVLAVMLIRYFTGNTRDETGNREFLGRKTKVDDVMNSVINIIAAAVTIIVVAIPEGLPLAVTLTLAFSMKRMMKEHAMVRKLSACETMGSASTICTDKTGTLTLNQMKVTEFWIGKEAMTGNASSSGLAHNLYELLQDAVGLNTIGNVYKSNSESTPEITGSPTEKAILSWAVLDLGMNVDEPKQCCKVINVEAFNSEKKRSGVLAKRIREKTVHIHWKGAAEMILAMCSHYYVKIGTIRVLDGEARKQIEMVIKDMAAKSLRCIAFAHTKVAEADGQVQEKLKETGLTLLGLVGLKDPCRPGVRAAVDCCRNAGVNVKMVTGDNVHTARAIAIECGILNPDVGLNNDDAVIEGAQFRSLSAEERVAKIESIRVMARSSPLDKLLMVQSLKQKGHVVAVTGDGTNDAPALKAADIGLSMGIQGTEVAKESSDIVIMDDNFTSVVTVLRWGRCVYNNIQKFLQFQLTVNVAALVINFVAAVSSGKVPLTAVQLLWVNLIMDTLGALALATEQPTNDLMSKPPVGRSEPLITKLMWRNLIPQAIYQVAILLTLQFKGRSIFGVQESAKDTMIFNTFVFCQIFNEFNARKLEKKNIFKGIHKNKLFLAIIGITIVLQLIMVEFLKKFADTERLNWGQWAACIGIAAMSWPIGFLFKCIPVSGEQLLFRQRAP; this is encoded by the coding sequence aTGTCTCTAACTCTTAGGTCTCGGAAACCAACTGAAAATACAACGCCGATCAATGAATTAGATCTTGACCTCTTGATACTTTCAAAACGCCACCAAAGAAGGTGGCGAATGGCCTTCAGGGTCATATGCTTCACCAGAGCTCTTGTTTCAATGTCCAGAAAGTGTCTTCAAAACAACAACCAAATCTTGCTTCGCTCGCTCTCTTATGTTGCCGTCGACATTAGTACCAGTGACGATCATGAAGTTCCCTTTGCCGGGGTCGACAAGCAGATGCTCTCAAAGATGGTGAAAGAGAAGAGTTTTGAGTCCTTGAGTAATCTTGGAGGAGTTAATCAAGTTGCTGCGATTCTTGAAAGTGATACCAAACGTGGCATCAGTGGCAGTGAAGCTGATCTTGGTCACAGGATTATTGTTTTCGGCGCAAACAGGTACAAAAGACCAAAACCAAAAAGCTttataagttttgtttttgagGCGTTTAAAGATACAACTATTATCATACTCTTGGTTTGTGCTTTACTCTCTCTGGGGTTTGGCATTAAACAAGAAGGCTTGAAAGAAGGCTGGATCGATGGCGGTAGTATCATATTTGCTGTATTTTTAGTTGTCATCGTCTCTGCTGTAAGTAATTTTAAGCAGAGTAGACAATTTCAGGCTCTTGCTGATGAGAGCAGTGATATAAGAGTTGAAGTTGTGAGAGATGGCAGGCGCCAGTGTTTGTCAATCTTTGATGTTGTTGTTGGTGAAATTGTTTGTTTGAAGACTGGTGATCAAATTCCGGCTGATGGGTTGTTCTTGAACGGCCATTCTTTGAAGGTTGATGAGTCTAGCATGACTGGGGAAAGTGATCATGTTGAAGTTGATGAGAAGACTCCTTTCTTGCTTTCGGGTACTAAAGTGACCGATGGCTATGGCTTCATGCTGGTCACTTCTGTTGGAATGAGCACTGCTTGGGGTGAGATGATGAGCTCTATTAGCCACGAGTTGAATGAGGAGACGCCATTGCAAGCTCGGCTCAACAAGCTGACTTCTTGCATTGGGAAGATTGGGTTAACAGTGGCTGTTCTTGTGCTTGCGGTTATGTTGATTCGGTACTTCACAGGAAACACAAGAGATGAGACAGGAAACAGAGAATTTCTCGGGAGGAAGACGAAGGTCGATGATGTGATGAATTCTGTGATCAACATTATTGCTGCTGCTGTCACCATTATTGTTGTGGCAATTCCTGAAGGCTTGCCTCTTGCTGTTACTCTTACGCTGGCTTTTTCGATGAAGAGAATGATGAAGGAACATGCTATGGTAAGAAAGCTCTCTGCTTGTGAGACTATGGGCTCTGCATCAACCATTTGCACTGACAAAACAGGCACTCTCACTTTAAATCAAATGAAGGTTACGGAATTCTGGATTGGAAAAGAAGCAATGACGGGCAATGCTAGTTCCTCAGGATTAGCACATAATCTCTACGAGTTGCTGCAAGATGCAGTTGGTTTAAACACCATTGGTAATGTTTACAAATCGAATTCTGAATCGACTCCTGAGATTACTGGTAGCCCAACTGAGAAGGCAATTCTTTCTTGGGCTGTGCTTGATTTGGGGATGAATGTTGATGAACCGAAACAGTGCTGTAAAGTAATCAACGTGGAGGCCTTCAAttcagagaaaaagagaagtgGAGTTTTGGCGAAGAGGATCCGTGAAAAGACTGTTCACATACACTGGAAGGGAGCTGCAGAGATGATACTGGCCATGTGTTCTCATTATTATGTCAAAATTGGGACAATCAGAGTCTTGGATGGTGAAGCAAGAAAGCAAATTGAGATGGTTATCAAGGACATGGCAGCCAAGAGCTTACGATGCATTGCTTTTGCTCACACCAAAGTTGCAGAGGCTGATGGGCAGGTTCAGGAGAAGCTTAAAGAAACTGGCCTGACCTTGTTAGGCCTTGTGGGCTTGAAGGATCCTTGTCGTCCAGGTGTCAGAGCAGCAGTTGACTGTTGTAGAAATGCAGGGGTGAATGTCAAGATGGTAACTGGGGACAATGTGCACACGGCTAGAGCCATAGCTATTGAATGTGGAATCCTTAATCCTGATGTGGGTTTAAACAATGATGATGCAGTAATCGAAGGTGCGCAATTTAGAAGTCTCTCAGCTGAAGAAAGAGTGGCAAAGATTGAAAGTATCAGAGTGATGGCAAGGTCTTCCCCACTAGACAAGCTTCTAATGGTTCAAAGTTTGAAGCAGAAAGGCCATGTTGTAGCAGTGACAGGCGATGGCACAAATGATGCTCCTGCTCTCAAGGCCGCAGATATTGGACTCTCAATGGGAATTCAAGGAACTGAAGTGGCAAAGGAGAGCTCAGATATCGTCATTATGGATGATAACTTCACCTCTGTAGTGACAGTTCTGAGATGGGGACGATGTGTCTACAACAACATTCAGAAATTCCTTCAATTTCAGCTCACAGTCAATGTTGCTGCTCTTGTCATCAATTTTGTTGCTGCTGTTTCTTCAGGAAAAGTCCCACTAACTGCTGTTCAGCTGCTCTGGGTGAACCTGATAATGGATACACTGGGAGCATTGGCATTGGCCACTGAGCAGCCCACCAATGATCTCATGTCAAAGCCTCCCGTTGGCCGATCCGAGCCTCTGATaacaaaactcatgtggagGAATCTCATCCCTCAGGCCATTTATCAGGTGGCCATCTTACTGACTCTGCAATTTAAAGGAAGATCAATCTTCGGCGTGCAGGAAAGTGCTAAAGATACCATGATTTTCAATACTTTTGTCTTCTGCCAAATCTTCAATGAGTTCAATGCTAGGAAACTTGAGAAGAAGAATATATTTAAAGGGATACACAAGAACAAGTTGTTTCTAGCAATCATTGGAATTACCATTGTTCTTCAACTCATAATGGTAGAGTTTCTGAAGAAGTTTGCTGATACTGAGAGGCTGAATTGGGGGCAATGGGCAGCTTGTATTGGCATTGCAGCTATGTCTTGGCCAATTGGTTTTCTCTTCAAGTGCATTCCCGTTTCTGGCGAGCAGCTGCTTTTCAGGCAAAGAGCTCCATGa